In a single window of the Pongo abelii isolate AG06213 chromosome 1, NHGRI_mPonAbe1-v2.0_pri, whole genome shotgun sequence genome:
- the LOC129059069 gene encoding guanylate cyclase-like → MPRARSLPSPLAAASPGPAGQSQAVRVAPVGVSRPGSDCENSAPCAQGLPSRGSLGGGGGGCSRSPRSLSRSTCHFPPTLQPSAPALTNGRRGPGWRPSALCCRPSTPAPSLTSQKAVAAPASRARSLPSPPPHASNSPPNRARGTFEAT, encoded by the coding sequence CCTTCCCAGCCCTCTGGCTGCAGCCTCGCCTGGGCCGGCGGGTCAGTCCCAGGCTGTCCGGGTCGCACCAGTGGGCGTGAGTCGCCCTGGCTCGGACTGCGAGAACAGCGCACCCTGCGCCCAGGGGCTGCCGTCCCGGGGCTCCctcggcggcggcggtggcggctgCTCCCGGTCTCCACGCTCCCTCTCTCGCTCAACTTGTCACTTTCCACCAACTCTCCAGCCCAGCGCCCCAGCCCTGACCAATGGGAGACGCGGCCCAGGCTGGCGACCCAGCGCCCTCTGCTGCCGCCCCTCAACGCCCGCACCCTCCCTGACTTCGCAGAAAGCGGTCGCGGCTCCCGCGTCTCGGGCacgctccctcccctcccctcccccacacgCCTCAAACTCGCCACCGAACCGAGCCCGGGGGACCTTCGAGGCGACTTGA